From Pogoniulus pusillus isolate bPogPus1 chromosome 17, bPogPus1.pri, whole genome shotgun sequence, the proteins below share one genomic window:
- the ALDH1A2 gene encoding retinal dehydrogenase 2 isoform X1 has protein sequence MTSSKIEMPGEVKADPAALMASLHLLPSPTLNLEIKYTKIFINNEWQNSECGRIFPVYNPATGEQICEIQEADKVDTDKAVRAARLAFSLGSVWRRMDASERGHLLDKLADLVERDRAILATMESLNSGKPFLQAFYVDLQGVIKTLRYYAGWADKIHGMTIPVDGDYFTFTRHEPIGVCGQIIPWNFPLLMFAWKIAPALCCGNTVVIKPAEQTPLSALYMGALIKEAGFPPGVVNILPGFGPIVGAAIAAHVGIDKIAFTGSTEVGKLIQEAAGRSNLKRVTLELGGKSPNIIFADADLDYAVEQAHQGVFFNQGQCCTAGSRIYVEESIYEEFVRRSVERAKRRVVGSPFDPTTEQGPQIDKKQYNKILELIQSGITEGAKLECGGKGLGRKGFFIEPTVFSNVTDDMRIAKEEIFGPVQEILRFKTMDEVIERANNSDFGLVAAVFTNDINKALTVSSAMQAGTVWINCYNALNAQSPFGGFKMSGNGREMGECGLREYSEVKTVTIKIPQKNS, from the exons ATTTTCATCAATAATGAGTGGCAAAATTCTGAATGTGGGAGGATATTCCCAGTATATAATCCAGCAACAGGAGAGCAGATCTGTGAGATCCAGGAAGCTGACAAG GTTGATACGGacaaagcagtgagagcagctcgCCTTGCTTTTTCCCTGGGCTCAGTTTGGAGGAGAATGGATGCGTCAGAAAGAGGCCACCTTTTGGACAAGCTAGCAGACTTGGTTGAAAGAGACAGGGCAATTCTTGCT ACTATGGAATCACTGAACAGTGGCAAGCCCTTCTTGCAAGCTTTCTATGTAGATCTTCAAGGAGTTATAAAAACCCTGAGGTATTATGCTGGCTGGGCAGACAAAATCCATGGAATGACCATTCCTGTAG ATGGAGATTATTTTACGTTTACAAGACACGAACCCATCGGAGTGTGTGGACAGATCATCCCT TGGAACTTCCCCCTGCTGATGTTTGCATGGAAGATtgctccagctctgtgctgtggcaATACAGTAGTTATTAAACCAGCAGAACAAACACCACTCAGCGCTCTCTATATGGGAGCCCTCATCAAGGAG GCTGGCTTTCCACCAGGAGTCGTCAATATTTTGCCAGGATTTGGTCCAATTGTTGGTGCAGCCATAGCAGCTCATGTTGGCATTGATAAGATTGCTTTTACTGGATCCACTGAG GTTGGAAAGCTGATCCAAGAAGCAGCTGGAAGGAGTAATTTGAAGAGAGTTACACTGGAGCTGGGTGGGAAAAGCCCAAACATTATTTTTGCAGATGCAGACT TGGACTATGCTGTGGAACAAGCTCACCAAGGGGTCTTCTTCAACCAAGGTCAATGCTGTACTGCAGGCTCACGGATTTATGTGGAAGAATCAATCTACGAAGAGTTTGTTAGAAGAAGTGTAGAACGTGCAAAGAGGAGAGTTGTGGGGAGTCCTTTCGACCCAACCACAGAACAAGGCCCACAG ATTGATAAAAAACAATACAACAAGATCTTGGAACTGATTCAGAGTGGCATTACTGAAGGAGCAAAACTTGAATGTGGGGGTAAAGGACTGGGAAGAAAGGGCTTCTTCATTGAACCCACAGTGTTTTCCAACGTAACAGATGATATGCGGATTGCCAAGGAGGAG ATTTTTGGACCTGTTCAAGAAATACTGAGATTTAAAACCATGGATGAAGTTATAGAGAGAGCCAACAATTCTGATTTTGGACTGGTAGCTGCTGTCTTTACAAATGACATAAATAAGGCCTTGACAGTCTCTTCAGCAATGCAGGCTGGGACAGTTTG GATAAATTGCTACAACGCCTTAAATGCTCAAAGCCCTTTTGGAGGATTCAAAATGTCTGGCAATGGAAGAGAGAT gggaGAATGCGGATTGAGAGAATATTCTGAAGTTAAAACTGTGACAATAAAGATCCCTCAGAAGAACTCCTAA
- the ALDH1A2 gene encoding retinal dehydrogenase 2 isoform X2 gives MLWDARIEIFINNEWQNSECGRIFPVYNPATGEQICEIQEADKVDTDKAVRAARLAFSLGSVWRRMDASERGHLLDKLADLVERDRAILATMESLNSGKPFLQAFYVDLQGVIKTLRYYAGWADKIHGMTIPVDGDYFTFTRHEPIGVCGQIIPWNFPLLMFAWKIAPALCCGNTVVIKPAEQTPLSALYMGALIKEAGFPPGVVNILPGFGPIVGAAIAAHVGIDKIAFTGSTEVGKLIQEAAGRSNLKRVTLELGGKSPNIIFADADLDYAVEQAHQGVFFNQGQCCTAGSRIYVEESIYEEFVRRSVERAKRRVVGSPFDPTTEQGPQIDKKQYNKILELIQSGITEGAKLECGGKGLGRKGFFIEPTVFSNVTDDMRIAKEEIFGPVQEILRFKTMDEVIERANNSDFGLVAAVFTNDINKALTVSSAMQAGTVWINCYNALNAQSPFGGFKMSGNGREMGECGLREYSEVKTVTIKIPQKNS, from the exons ATTTTCATCAATAATGAGTGGCAAAATTCTGAATGTGGGAGGATATTCCCAGTATATAATCCAGCAACAGGAGAGCAGATCTGTGAGATCCAGGAAGCTGACAAG GTTGATACGGacaaagcagtgagagcagctcgCCTTGCTTTTTCCCTGGGCTCAGTTTGGAGGAGAATGGATGCGTCAGAAAGAGGCCACCTTTTGGACAAGCTAGCAGACTTGGTTGAAAGAGACAGGGCAATTCTTGCT ACTATGGAATCACTGAACAGTGGCAAGCCCTTCTTGCAAGCTTTCTATGTAGATCTTCAAGGAGTTATAAAAACCCTGAGGTATTATGCTGGCTGGGCAGACAAAATCCATGGAATGACCATTCCTGTAG ATGGAGATTATTTTACGTTTACAAGACACGAACCCATCGGAGTGTGTGGACAGATCATCCCT TGGAACTTCCCCCTGCTGATGTTTGCATGGAAGATtgctccagctctgtgctgtggcaATACAGTAGTTATTAAACCAGCAGAACAAACACCACTCAGCGCTCTCTATATGGGAGCCCTCATCAAGGAG GCTGGCTTTCCACCAGGAGTCGTCAATATTTTGCCAGGATTTGGTCCAATTGTTGGTGCAGCCATAGCAGCTCATGTTGGCATTGATAAGATTGCTTTTACTGGATCCACTGAG GTTGGAAAGCTGATCCAAGAAGCAGCTGGAAGGAGTAATTTGAAGAGAGTTACACTGGAGCTGGGTGGGAAAAGCCCAAACATTATTTTTGCAGATGCAGACT TGGACTATGCTGTGGAACAAGCTCACCAAGGGGTCTTCTTCAACCAAGGTCAATGCTGTACTGCAGGCTCACGGATTTATGTGGAAGAATCAATCTACGAAGAGTTTGTTAGAAGAAGTGTAGAACGTGCAAAGAGGAGAGTTGTGGGGAGTCCTTTCGACCCAACCACAGAACAAGGCCCACAG ATTGATAAAAAACAATACAACAAGATCTTGGAACTGATTCAGAGTGGCATTACTGAAGGAGCAAAACTTGAATGTGGGGGTAAAGGACTGGGAAGAAAGGGCTTCTTCATTGAACCCACAGTGTTTTCCAACGTAACAGATGATATGCGGATTGCCAAGGAGGAG ATTTTTGGACCTGTTCAAGAAATACTGAGATTTAAAACCATGGATGAAGTTATAGAGAGAGCCAACAATTCTGATTTTGGACTGGTAGCTGCTGTCTTTACAAATGACATAAATAAGGCCTTGACAGTCTCTTCAGCAATGCAGGCTGGGACAGTTTG GATAAATTGCTACAACGCCTTAAATGCTCAAAGCCCTTTTGGAGGATTCAAAATGTCTGGCAATGGAAGAGAGAT gggaGAATGCGGATTGAGAGAATATTCTGAAGTTAAAACTGTGACAATAAAGATCCCTCAGAAGAACTCCTAA